DNA from Brucella melitensis bv. 1 str. 16M:
TTCAACGTTCCCGTTCAAAACAGGCACCGCACCAACTGCCGGTTATTTTTCGCCGCGTACCACGCGTTCGATTTCCTCACGCACGAGGCGTTCCACCAGTGTCGGAAGATTTTTGTCCAACCAGTCTTGCAGCATGGGGCGCAGCAGTTCCGCGGCGATCTCATCGAAGGACCGGCGCGGCGCGGAATGAACCACATGATTCAAATCCTGAAATGCTGCGGCAACATGGCGTTGCGTCGCTTCCGATAAAATAGCGGCAGGTTCCTTCCCGTTTGTGGACATTTCGCTTTCCCCCTTCGCGAAATTTTCTTCCGGCCGGGGCTCCACAAGAGCAGCCTCAACCGGAGCACCGAGAGGTTCGGCCTTATGAGCAGCTTCCTCTGAGACAGGGGCCGCGCGCGTTGCAACCGGAGCAACTTCCTCGTCGCGGCGATCATCATTCTGGGCATCGAGAACGATGTCGTCCTCTTCGTCTTGCTCAAGCGCCTCGGTAACCACCACCTCTTCGGCAGCTTCTGCGAGCGGGCCGCGCAATGAAGGCTGCTCATTGAAGATGCCCTGCATCATCGAAGGATTTTCGGGCAGTACAGTTTCTGGCTTTTCATCCTGCTGTGCAGCGGGACGGCGAAATTCCGCCACTTCGCCACGCGCCGGGAAAGAAGACGCGCCGGGAACGGGATGACGGGAAACATCGCTGTCTTCGATAATCCGCCGAATGGAAGCAAGAATTTCTTCCATGGACGGTTCGCGTGCCGCGCTGGATGTCTGGGCCATGGCTTACCGACTTTCCCTTGTTACCAAACTGCTGACCGGAGGCTGACAATGCACTTGCGTGAACTGCTCCAAGAACAGAGAATCAATGGATTAAGGGTATCGGACGTTCGGTGATTTGAGAATCCCTCTGTGATAACGCATCATCCAAACTCACAGCTTTATGGATTTATTAAGAAATTGGACGATGCGAATCGCCACAAACAGAAATGGCGCCCACAGGCGCCATCGAAATATTGTTTGCAGAGCCGATCAGCGGCCATCAGGCGTACGCAGGCCGAACCACTTGTCTTTCACCGCCTTGTAGTGCTCTTCCGGCTTATACTGGGCCACCTGCAAACCAAGCTGGTCGGCAGTCATGCGGCCCGTGGCATTCAGAAGAGCATAGCTCGCCACAACAACATCATGTTCGGCCTGAACTAGAGCGATCTGCACTGCGACGAGATCGTTCTGGGCATTCAACACGTCAAGCGTCGTGCGCTGGCCAACCTTGCGTTCTTCAATGACGCCATCGAGGGCAAGCTGTGCGGCGGCAATACCATCACGGTTTGCTGCGACCGAGGCACGGGCAGCTTCCAGCTGCGACCAGGCTGAACTGAT
Protein-coding regions in this window:
- a CDS encoding PopZ family protein, which gives rise to MAQTSSAAREPSMEEILASIRRIIEDSDVSRHPVPGASSFPARGEVAEFRRPAAQQDEKPETVLPENPSMMQGIFNEQPSLRGPLAEAAEEVVVTEALEQDEEDDIVLDAQNDDRRDEEVAPVATRAAPVSEEAAHKAEPLGAPVEAALVEPRPEENFAKGESEMSTNGKEPAAILSEATQRHVAAAFQDLNHVVHSAPRRSFDEIAAELLRPMLQDWLDKNLPTLVERLVREEIERVVRGEK